A section of the Agarivorans litoreus genome encodes:
- a CDS encoding LysR family transcriptional regulator, which yields MFNLKNRSDDLEILLAVVDSGGFSAAADALDIQVAKVSRAVSKIEKQLGITILNRTTRRVVQTDEGRQFIEAVRIGLSQIQQAEEDIISKGELPQGRLRVDAASPFVIHQLVPLINEFKLAFPNIELELNTNDGFVDLLEKKTDLAIRIGTLADSTLHARPIGVSNLYIVASPAYLDKRGAPLHVAQLHEHELIGFSGAKVLNHWPLKGFKSMKPAITASSGETIRQLALSGNGIACLSGFMVKHDIEQGTLVSLFPALLVEETNQRQINAVYYRSSKVARRITAFIDFIKPRLNL from the coding sequence ATGTTTAACCTAAAAAATCGTTCTGATGATCTTGAAATTTTGTTGGCTGTAGTTGATAGCGGTGGCTTCTCAGCTGCCGCAGATGCCTTAGATATACAAGTCGCTAAGGTATCTAGAGCGGTTAGCAAAATAGAAAAACAACTAGGCATTACTATTCTTAATCGAACCACCAGACGGGTGGTACAAACCGACGAAGGCCGCCAGTTTATAGAAGCAGTACGAATTGGATTAAGCCAAATTCAACAAGCTGAAGAAGATATTATTAGTAAGGGTGAATTGCCTCAAGGTAGGCTGCGAGTTGATGCGGCAAGCCCGTTTGTCATTCATCAACTCGTTCCACTAATAAATGAGTTTAAACTCGCCTTCCCCAATATAGAACTAGAGCTAAATACCAACGACGGCTTTGTAGACTTACTGGAGAAGAAAACCGATTTGGCAATCCGCATAGGCACATTAGCAGACTCCACCCTGCATGCTCGGCCCATAGGCGTGAGTAATCTGTATATTGTCGCCTCTCCAGCTTATCTCGATAAACGCGGCGCGCCCCTGCACGTTGCGCAATTACACGAACATGAGTTAATCGGCTTTAGCGGAGCTAAGGTGCTAAACCATTGGCCATTAAAAGGGTTTAAATCGATGAAGCCTGCTATTACTGCTAGTAGCGGAGAAACTATTCGCCAACTAGCGTTAAGTGGCAACGGCATTGCGTGTTTGTCGGGATTTATGGTTAAACACGATATCGAGCAAGGAACGCTAGTGAGTTTGTTCCCGGCCTTGTTGGTGGAAGAAACTAACCAGCGACAAATTAATGCTGTGTACTACCGCTCATCTAAAGTCGCTCGGCGTATCACCGCGTTCATTGATTTTATTAAACCTCGGTTAAACTTGTAA
- a CDS encoding carbohydrate-binding protein, whose protein sequence is MTIKAKKMAPLCFAVSSILSIGVCSAAAGEAIRVEAEDFVMIGGTFDDGQIAAVSTYTVNGATAINFVNKGDYLDYQVNIAEAGTYNIEYLIGTDIANGAEIEVLVKSGAAWVSQGRTTVPAAGWDNFQLLAPTHTVELPSGQVDIRIAASGANDWQWNLDYFTLQKVADEPVDPEPPVVLPPAALITQATSFTGSGGTFADGQPSPVSTYTANGVSAINYINKGDYVDYDLNIAESGDYSIEYLIATALDAGVEIEVLLNTGNGWASVGKSSVAAGGWDNFQSLKPSYLLSIPSGSVQLRLNASGTNDWQWNLASFALLREGDYTDPTDPTDPTDPTDPTDPTDPTDPTDPTDPTDPTDPPVVIPPGNGTDPVEVEGSFTLEAENYQAVGGEVGIYDIDNGKAVNYFNSGDYLEFYVKLETGGLYDASYRVATGTLSDTAVGLMLTDHNGQLAVKNVTTVNSVGGDWDVFYTQPGNGRFNIFSGTNTIRIYGAGSADFQFNIDSISFSRVGNVDLDIDGDNDGVPDVDDLCASSPSDEVADANGCTPSQKDSDEDGINDRIDQCPNTPPGAFVDDIGCTSTGSDDDDFDGVPNTIDQCPNTPFGQNVTPTGCPVAGSDADEDGVADSVDICPNTPINEFANAEGCSSSQLSNGETVSVSVNANIMHEVNGVSDFGRSRHMTMHSTIFEQDWNGHSDRLNYLLNTLDVYMGRDNGTATWRFKETAQDPNVANTPDMDWMVNRGKVLREDYANNEFYKRFSPEKTELIAGTNPHPTYPTLSWYDNGMTSTGWQPKTIETSAKWMGHYLANYYANSQNGNVGEPMPKFWEVINEPDMLMKTGQFMVTNQEDIWRYHSLVAQEIRQALGDEAPMIGGMTWGQHDFYRRDGISRHQDDYLCAWVDEEACAMFTERMQTTVDDTRESDWYQWDVMWRGFIEEAGADMDFYAVHIYDWPSVEANGQAGTVRRGGHVQAMLDMMEWSDVNLGGLQNRKPIVMSEYGAVQGAWDELPHEERYDIENLKAFNGMLMQFLQRPDYVIKSMPFTPAKPLWGYKPAGCGYDATVNCTAPYHYSMMMESELNNGDWQWSSYIKFFELWADVDGTRVDAHSSDPDVQVNAYVDGKELFVIINNLEDYDTTVKLNVAGLTGLNVSNVELRQMYFDGVEHTKLERRHKKQLPSSLTLAADGTAVLRYTLSNNVAVNQKVTEHKYFGESVSGGSVPHRISVNGGAKTVKVNNLVVPNGAAEAMLRLTVALFPDQDDKEGGLLTINSLTVNGNNVTTPIDWRGPAKYSSDRYFATLEIPVPVEYLSTNNTVDVDFKHNGELTVASIVVWDFSAPPQR, encoded by the coding sequence ATGACTATCAAGGCAAAGAAAATGGCTCCGCTCTGCTTTGCTGTCAGTTCAATACTGAGCATAGGTGTATGTTCAGCAGCAGCTGGCGAAGCAATACGAGTAGAGGCCGAAGATTTCGTGATGATTGGCGGAACCTTCGATGACGGCCAAATTGCAGCAGTAAGCACCTATACAGTAAATGGTGCGACTGCAATAAACTTTGTAAACAAAGGCGACTACCTAGACTATCAGGTAAATATCGCTGAAGCCGGTACCTACAACATCGAATACTTAATTGGCACCGATATAGCAAACGGTGCAGAAATTGAAGTATTAGTAAAAAGTGGTGCCGCTTGGGTTTCTCAAGGAAGAACGACAGTACCAGCAGCTGGCTGGGACAATTTTCAATTGCTCGCCCCTACTCATACGGTAGAGCTACCTAGTGGCCAGGTGGATATTCGAATTGCTGCCTCTGGCGCCAATGACTGGCAATGGAACTTAGACTACTTCACGCTGCAAAAAGTTGCCGATGAACCGGTAGATCCTGAACCGCCAGTGGTGTTGCCACCAGCAGCACTGATTACCCAAGCCACCAGCTTTACTGGTAGTGGTGGTACTTTTGCCGATGGTCAACCTTCTCCTGTAAGTACTTATACAGCTAATGGTGTAAGTGCGATTAATTACATTAACAAGGGCGACTACGTAGATTACGACCTAAACATTGCAGAGTCTGGTGATTACAGCATTGAATACTTAATTGCTACGGCGCTTGATGCAGGTGTAGAAATTGAAGTATTGCTAAATACCGGTAACGGTTGGGCGTCTGTAGGTAAGTCTTCGGTAGCTGCAGGTGGCTGGGACAATTTCCAGTCTCTCAAACCAAGTTATTTATTGTCGATTCCTAGTGGTTCAGTGCAATTGCGCTTAAATGCTTCAGGGACCAATGACTGGCAGTGGAACCTAGCCAGCTTCGCCTTATTACGTGAAGGTGATTATACGGATCCAACGGACCCAACTGATCCTACAGACCCAACCGATCCTACGGATCCTACGGACCCAACCGATCCTACAGACCCAACCGATCCTACAGACCCAACCGATCCGCCTGTAGTGATACCACCAGGCAATGGCACCGACCCTGTTGAAGTAGAAGGCAGCTTCACTTTAGAAGCAGAAAACTACCAAGCTGTAGGTGGCGAAGTAGGTATTTATGATATCGATAACGGTAAAGCCGTTAATTACTTTAACTCTGGCGATTACTTAGAGTTTTACGTCAAACTTGAAACCGGTGGTTTATACGACGCCAGTTACCGAGTTGCCACAGGCACTTTAAGTGATACAGCGGTGGGCCTAATGCTTACTGATCACAATGGCCAATTAGCAGTTAAAAATGTAACAACCGTTAATAGTGTTGGCGGCGACTGGGACGTGTTCTACACCCAACCAGGCAATGGTAGATTCAACATCTTTAGTGGCACTAACACTATCCGTATTTACGGCGCTGGCTCAGCTGACTTTCAGTTCAACATCGATAGCATTAGCTTTAGCCGAGTAGGCAATGTTGACCTAGATATCGACGGTGACAATGACGGTGTTCCCGACGTAGATGACCTTTGTGCTAGCAGCCCTAGTGACGAAGTTGCAGATGCAAACGGTTGTACGCCTTCGCAAAAAGACAGCGACGAAGACGGCATCAATGATCGCATAGATCAATGCCCTAACACACCACCAGGCGCCTTTGTAGATGACATTGGCTGTACTAGCACTGGCAGTGACGACGATGATTTTGATGGAGTGCCAAACACCATTGATCAATGTCCAAACACGCCATTTGGTCAAAATGTAACACCAACAGGTTGTCCCGTTGCAGGCAGTGATGCCGACGAAGATGGCGTAGCCGACAGTGTAGATATTTGCCCCAATACACCTATCAACGAGTTTGCTAACGCAGAAGGTTGCTCAAGTTCGCAACTAAGCAACGGAGAAACTGTATCAGTAAGTGTAAACGCCAATATCATGCATGAAGTGAACGGTGTATCTGACTTTGGCCGTAGCCGCCATATGACAATGCACAGTACCATCTTTGAGCAAGATTGGAATGGCCACAGCGACCGTTTGAACTACCTCCTAAATACGCTAGACGTATACATGGGCCGTGACAACGGAACAGCAACTTGGCGCTTCAAAGAAACCGCTCAAGATCCAAATGTAGCTAATACACCAGATATGGACTGGATGGTTAATCGCGGTAAAGTACTGCGCGAAGATTACGCTAACAACGAGTTCTACAAGCGTTTCTCGCCAGAAAAAACCGAGTTAATTGCTGGTACTAACCCGCACCCTACCTACCCTACCTTAAGCTGGTACGACAACGGTATGACATCTACCGGTTGGCAGCCAAAAACTATTGAGACCTCAGCAAAATGGATGGGTCATTACCTAGCTAACTACTACGCTAACTCTCAAAACGGAAACGTTGGTGAGCCAATGCCTAAGTTCTGGGAAGTGATTAACGAACCAGACATGTTGATGAAAACCGGTCAGTTCATGGTTACCAACCAAGAAGACATTTGGCGCTACCACTCTTTGGTTGCTCAAGAAATTAGACAAGCACTGGGTGACGAAGCACCGATGATTGGCGGTATGACCTGGGGTCAACACGACTTCTATCGTCGTGATGGTATCTCTCGTCACCAAGACGACTACCTATGCGCTTGGGTAGACGAAGAAGCCTGTGCAATGTTCACTGAAAGAATGCAAACCACGGTAGATGATACGCGCGAGAGTGATTGGTATCAGTGGGATGTAATGTGGCGTGGTTTTATCGAGGAAGCGGGTGCAGATATGGACTTCTACGCTGTACATATCTACGACTGGCCAAGCGTGGAAGCAAACGGACAAGCGGGTACGGTTCGCCGTGGTGGTCATGTACAAGCAATGTTAGACATGATGGAATGGTCTGACGTTAACCTTGGTGGTTTACAAAACCGCAAGCCAATTGTTATGTCTGAGTACGGCGCTGTACAAGGTGCTTGGGACGAACTTCCTCACGAAGAACGCTACGACATCGAGAACTTAAAAGCCTTTAACGGCATGTTAATGCAGTTCTTACAACGTCCAGACTACGTGATTAAGTCTATGCCGTTTACGCCAGCTAAACCATTGTGGGGCTACAAGCCTGCGGGTTGTGGTTACGATGCAACAGTTAACTGTACTGCACCTTACCACTACTCAATGATGATGGAGTCAGAGTTAAACAACGGTGATTGGCAGTGGTCTTCTTACATTAAGTTCTTTGAACTTTGGGCAGACGTAGATGGAACACGTGTTGACGCTCACTCAAGCGATCCTGATGTTCAAGTTAATGCTTATGTAGACGGAAAAGAGTTGTTTGTAATCATCAACAACCTAGAAGATTACGACACTACCGTTAAGCTAAACGTTGCAGGTTTAACTGGCTTAAATGTTAGCAATGTTGAACTACGTCAAATGTACTTTGACGGTGTAGAGCATACCAAGCTTGAACGCCGCCATAAGAAACAGCTTCCTTCTAGCCTAACCTTAGCAGCAGATGGAACCGCAGTTCTACGCTACACCTTAAGTAACAACGTTGCCGTTAACCAAAAAGTAACTGAGCACAAATACTTTGGCGAAAGTGTTAGTGGCGGCTCGGTACCACATCGCATAAGTGTAAATGGTGGTGCTAAAACCGTTAAGGTTAACAACCTTGTAGTACCTAATGGCGCTGCAGAAGCAATGCTACGTTTAACTGTAGCCTTGTTCCCAGACCAAGACGATAAAGAAGGCGGATTGCTTACTATTAACTCACTAACGGTTAATGGTAACAACGTAACTACACCTATCGATTGGCGCGGCCCAGCTAAGTACTCTTCAGACCGTTACTTTGCAACGTTAGAAATTCCTGTACCGGTAGAGTACCTCTCTACCAACAACACCGTAGATGTTGACTTCAAACATAACGGTGAGCTAACGGTTGCCAGCATTGTGGTTTGGGACTTCTCCGCCCCGCCACAACGCTAA
- a CDS encoding MFS transporter yields the protein MPRLSPVTLLTLLGVFLVALNLRAPFTSLAPVLEQIMESLSLSAAQAGFVTALPLISLAVFSSLAPKLAQNLGLEKALVISLFCVAFGVAVRSMGLVSPLYLGTVVMGAGIAFGNVLLPAVVKKLFPERISEVSSLYIFVMGVGSTLAASVMVPLSQQAPEQLFGWQFALAFNLIFPLAALLFWLPKLTTKSRQQHQAEQHSESVSITSLLRLPVAWFVTLALGINSFTFYAFAGWLPKILNDVGYSELDAGYIYGFLQFSTMVPGLVLMPILAKLRNHTLLITLCASSVVFSLLGMILAPNLAILWVGLFGLSNCATFIVALSFIGHKTTNTQQAAALSGMSQSFGYALAATGPSLIGFIHTSTGTWSLPLLIIALFGVACTVFCALAAKGKRLHIKRNS from the coding sequence ATGCCTCGCTTATCACCCGTTACACTGCTCACGCTGTTAGGCGTGTTTTTGGTGGCCCTTAATTTAAGAGCACCGTTCACCAGCCTAGCCCCAGTGCTAGAGCAAATTATGGAAAGCCTTTCACTGTCTGCTGCTCAGGCAGGATTCGTGACTGCGCTTCCGTTAATTTCCTTAGCGGTGTTTTCATCCTTAGCGCCTAAACTGGCACAAAACCTTGGCTTAGAAAAAGCTTTGGTAATTTCGCTTTTTTGCGTGGCGTTTGGTGTCGCGGTTCGCTCAATGGGTTTAGTTTCGCCTTTATATTTGGGCACCGTAGTAATGGGCGCAGGCATCGCTTTTGGTAATGTATTATTGCCAGCGGTAGTTAAAAAGCTCTTCCCAGAACGCATTTCTGAGGTTTCATCGCTGTACATTTTTGTAATGGGTGTAGGTTCAACCTTAGCAGCTAGTGTGATGGTGCCCCTGTCGCAACAAGCGCCAGAACAGCTATTTGGTTGGCAATTTGCGCTAGCCTTTAACCTTATCTTTCCCTTAGCCGCCCTACTATTCTGGCTACCAAAACTTACAACAAAATCGAGACAGCAGCACCAAGCAGAGCAACATAGCGAATCAGTGTCCATCACTTCATTGCTGCGTTTACCAGTAGCTTGGTTTGTTACCTTAGCACTTGGCATTAACTCTTTTACCTTTTACGCCTTTGCCGGATGGCTGCCTAAAATACTGAACGATGTTGGCTACAGTGAATTAGATGCTGGTTACATATATGGATTTTTGCAGTTTTCTACCATGGTGCCAGGCCTAGTACTTATGCCCATTTTGGCCAAACTAAGAAACCATACCTTGCTTATAACACTGTGTGCATCTAGCGTAGTATTTAGTTTGCTGGGGATGATATTAGCGCCCAATTTAGCCATATTATGGGTAGGATTATTTGGCCTAAGCAACTGCGCTACGTTTATTGTAGCGCTAAGTTTTATTGGCCATAAAACAACAAATACTCAACAAGCAGCCGCGTTATCGGGCATGTCACAAAGCTTTGGTTATGCCTTGGCGGCAACTGGGCCTTCGCTTATAGGTTTTATCCATACCTCAACGGGGACTTGGAGCTTACCGCTCTTAATCATTGCTTTGTTTGGTGTGGCTTGTACGGTATTCTGCGCGCTAGCGGCAAAAGGTAAACGACTACACATCAAAAGAAACAGCTAG
- a CDS encoding MFS transporter, which produces MPLALFALTLSAFAIGTTEFVIVGLIPTMAQDLAVSLPSAGLLVSLYALGVAVGAPVLTALTGKWPRKQVLLAVMSLFVAGNLLAWQAPSYETLVGARILTGLAHGVFFSIGSTIATGLVAKEKAASAIAIMFTGLTVALVTGVPLGTYIGQHFGWETTFLVVAILGLIALIGSAVLVPSNLKQAPATKISEQVKVLTEPRLLLVYAITAIGYGGSFTAFTFLASILQDVSGFDASAISLIMLVYGVSVAFGNIWGGKMADRLGPTKALSWIFLGLASVLLVFNFTAVNPITAVLTILVWGAFAFGNVPGLQVYVVKLAEQYTPNAVDVASGLNIAAFNVGIAIGAWGGGMIVANAGVEHTPWAGALIVVGALLLTRLSAALDNKQKQSTQSQFCHSA; this is translated from the coding sequence ATGCCTTTAGCTTTATTTGCACTTACTTTAAGTGCCTTTGCCATTGGAACCACCGAGTTTGTGATAGTGGGGTTGATTCCTACTATGGCCCAAGACTTAGCGGTTTCTTTACCTTCTGCAGGATTGTTAGTGAGCTTGTATGCCTTAGGTGTTGCGGTGGGCGCGCCCGTGTTAACTGCCTTAACGGGTAAGTGGCCACGCAAACAAGTGCTGCTTGCAGTCATGAGTTTATTTGTCGCGGGCAACTTATTAGCTTGGCAGGCCCCGAGTTATGAAACCTTAGTGGGTGCGCGAATTCTTACAGGTTTAGCCCATGGCGTGTTCTTTTCTATAGGTTCGACCATCGCAACGGGTTTAGTTGCAAAAGAAAAAGCCGCTAGCGCAATAGCCATTATGTTTACCGGACTAACGGTAGCGCTTGTTACTGGTGTGCCTTTGGGTACCTACATTGGCCAACATTTTGGTTGGGAAACCACATTTTTAGTCGTAGCGATTTTAGGCTTAATTGCACTTATCGGCAGCGCTGTTTTGGTACCTAGTAATTTAAAGCAAGCGCCTGCCACTAAAATATCTGAGCAAGTTAAAGTATTAACAGAGCCTCGATTGTTGTTGGTATATGCAATAACCGCTATAGGTTATGGCGGTTCGTTTACTGCGTTTACCTTTTTAGCGTCTATTTTACAGGACGTAAGTGGATTTGACGCCAGCGCTATTAGCTTGATTATGTTGGTGTATGGCGTGTCTGTCGCTTTTGGTAACATTTGGGGTGGAAAAATGGCTGACCGTTTAGGCCCAACTAAAGCACTAAGCTGGATATTCTTAGGTTTAGCCTCGGTACTGTTGGTATTCAACTTTACTGCAGTTAACCCCATCACCGCTGTTTTAACCATTCTAGTGTGGGGGGCTTTTGCTTTTGGCAATGTGCCAGGCTTACAGGTTTATGTGGTGAAGTTAGCCGAGCAATATACGCCCAATGCGGTGGATGTAGCCTCCGGTTTAAACATTGCCGCATTTAACGTAGGCATTGCTATAGGCGCCTGGGGCGGCGGAATGATAGTTGCCAATGCTGGGGTAGAACACACTCCTTGGGCTGGTGCATTGATTGTTGTTGGCGCCTTATTACTAACCCGTTTAAGTGCAGCCTTGGATAACAAACAAAAGCAATCTACTCAGTCACAGTTTTGCCATTCGGCATAA
- a CDS encoding efflux RND transporter periplasmic adaptor subunit, whose translation MYLRYVLPPVLIICMIALIVINQQSTNGNPARSLAPTLVTTEQVQQHSLAQNLSLIGTLDAEQSVAIAAEVSGKINQINVRSNQRVQAGDVLVKLNDLKASAALAEARAYLADEQRKLYEFEQLLKRKAVSQTSFDAQLASVTIAKARLQSAQSEFDDHTLTAPFTGVTGLINISNGELINANQSLLSLDNLSSLQLDLNVPDQYLSLLSKGMPIQATTPAWPQQIFEGTIDAIDPRVDSNTLNLTVRVNFDNTSKQLKPGMMMRAKLTLPAATQAMIPVQAIEYSGTKRFVYVVGENNIAHRTEVQLGARINNYVLIDQGLALNDNIVVQGLVNIRDGARIKQVDTKVAKSKQLADEKATQEPI comes from the coding sequence ATGTACTTACGTTATGTTTTACCGCCAGTTCTCATTATTTGCATGATCGCTCTAATAGTGATCAATCAGCAGTCTACAAATGGCAATCCAGCGCGTAGCCTTGCCCCCACTTTGGTAACAACAGAGCAAGTGCAACAACATAGCCTAGCTCAAAACCTGAGCTTAATTGGCACCCTAGATGCCGAACAGTCGGTGGCTATTGCTGCAGAAGTCAGCGGCAAGATTAATCAAATCAATGTGCGCTCTAATCAACGAGTTCAGGCAGGCGACGTGTTAGTTAAGCTAAACGACTTAAAAGCCAGTGCAGCATTGGCCGAAGCAAGAGCCTACTTGGCCGACGAGCAACGCAAACTGTATGAATTTGAACAACTGTTAAAACGTAAGGCTGTTTCGCAAACCAGTTTTGACGCGCAACTGGCCAGCGTAACTATTGCTAAAGCACGATTACAGTCAGCGCAATCAGAGTTTGATGATCACACCCTTACTGCGCCTTTTACTGGGGTTACTGGTTTAATCAACATCAGTAACGGTGAACTGATTAACGCAAATCAATCGCTACTCAGCTTAGACAACCTATCAAGCCTGCAACTCGACCTAAATGTGCCCGACCAATATTTGTCTCTATTATCTAAAGGCATGCCTATACAAGCCACAACCCCCGCTTGGCCGCAGCAGATCTTTGAAGGCACCATCGACGCCATAGACCCGCGAGTAGACAGCAATACCCTTAACCTCACTGTGCGAGTTAACTTCGACAACACCAGTAAACAATTAAAACCGGGCATGATGATGCGCGCTAAGCTCACCCTGCCTGCAGCCACTCAAGCAATGATCCCAGTGCAGGCTATTGAATACTCTGGCACCAAAAGATTTGTATATGTGGTTGGAGAAAATAATATTGCTCATCGCACCGAAGTTCAGCTAGGTGCACGTATTAATAACTACGTACTAATCGACCAAGGTTTAGCATTAAACGACAATATCGTAGTACAAGGCCTGGTGAATATTCGCGACGGCGCTCGGATTAAACAAGTTGACACCAAAGTCGCTAAATCTAAACAACTCGCCGATGAAAAAGCCACTCAGGAGCCAATTTAA
- a CDS encoding RICIN domain-containing protein, with product MRTTTSNDGWYLIQSQRSEKCVDLNNGSMPDGATVHQWTCMPNNQNQHWKINPNATIILS from the coding sequence GTGAGAACAACTACATCAAATGATGGTTGGTACCTAATTCAGTCGCAACGCAGCGAAAAGTGTGTTGATTTAAACAATGGCTCAATGCCCGATGGAGCAACGGTTCATCAGTGGACGTGCATGCCCAATAATCAGAATCAACATTGGAAGATTAACCCCAATGCAACAATAATTTTGAGTTAA
- a CDS encoding thioredoxin family protein, whose translation MKASTMGFNPEYQEEAPSSEDLAALSGYAVLEFGAPWCGHCKAAASAVESVLSSKNLPHIKVFDGKGKRLGRAFKVKLWPTLILLESGKEVARVVRPVAVSDVQALFAALEN comes from the coding sequence ATGAAAGCAAGCACGATGGGTTTTAACCCAGAGTACCAAGAAGAAGCGCCTAGCAGCGAGGATTTAGCAGCATTAAGTGGATATGCAGTATTAGAGTTTGGTGCGCCTTGGTGTGGCCATTGTAAAGCTGCTGCCAGTGCGGTTGAGTCGGTGTTATCTTCTAAAAATTTGCCACACATTAAGGTGTTTGACGGCAAAGGTAAGCGCTTAGGACGAGCATTTAAGGTTAAGCTTTGGCCAACACTTATATTGCTTGAGTCGGGTAAGGAAGTGGCACGAGTAGTTAGGCCGGTTGCTGTCAGCGATGTACAAGCGCTATTCGCAGCACTCGAAAACTAA
- a CDS encoding YcxB family protein: MQAFKTQFTLSRQYLAECFDQTSPFEKKSAIKKWFPALLLLVGLALLMFTEQPKVAGSMLIGLAVLELIHIRFKRAWWLTRQMWGRSANSEIKLSINNEGIETQNPYTKTSLAWDNVETVIETELGIILVAKTGGRQYLSKSLFPEELVAEIIVKFKAVEDD, from the coding sequence ATGCAAGCTTTTAAAACGCAGTTTACGCTGTCACGCCAATACCTCGCCGAATGTTTTGATCAAACATCGCCCTTTGAAAAGAAGTCCGCTATAAAGAAGTGGTTTCCTGCCTTATTGCTATTAGTAGGCTTAGCACTGTTGATGTTTACCGAGCAGCCCAAAGTAGCGGGTAGCATGCTAATTGGTTTAGCGGTATTAGAGTTAATTCATATTCGCTTTAAACGAGCGTGGTGGCTAACCCGACAAATGTGGGGGCGCAGCGCTAATAGTGAGATAAAACTTAGCATTAACAATGAAGGCATAGAGACACAAAATCCATACACCAAAACCAGCCTAGCTTGGGACAATGTAGAGACGGTAATTGAAACAGAGCTTGGCATTATTTTGGTGGCTAAAACAGGCGGTCGACAGTATTTGTCGAAGTCTTTGTTTCCAGAAGAGCTAGTGGCAGAAATAATTGTGAAGTTTAAAGCGGTTGAAGACGACTAG